Proteins from a single region of Egicoccus sp. AB-alg2:
- a CDS encoding MarR family winged helix-turn-helix transcriptional regulator produces MTDPTTPRLDDLIEAERDIVDRLAASDVEVDFAALSVVSNIYRAASAVRRHMEQSVLAPAQLSWTAFVTLWVLWIWGEMEARHLAAEANVTKGTLTGVLDTLERRGLVARRRHDEDRRLVSVSLTGEGEKLIAEVYPAFNAQESRIAALLPPEDRERIAHGLREIVRGVPD; encoded by the coding sequence GTGACGGATCCGACCACGCCGCGCCTGGACGACCTGATCGAGGCCGAGCGCGACATCGTCGACCGGCTGGCCGCCAGCGACGTCGAGGTGGATTTCGCCGCGCTGTCGGTCGTGTCCAACATCTACCGCGCCGCCTCCGCGGTGCGACGGCACATGGAGCAGTCGGTGCTCGCGCCGGCGCAGCTCTCGTGGACGGCGTTCGTCACGCTGTGGGTGCTGTGGATCTGGGGTGAGATGGAGGCCCGTCACCTCGCGGCCGAGGCCAACGTCACCAAGGGCACGCTGACCGGGGTGTTGGACACGCTCGAGCGGCGCGGCCTCGTGGCTCGGCGTCGTCACGACGAGGACCGGCGCCTCGTGAGCGTGTCGCTGACGGGCGAGGGCGAGAAGCTGATCGCGGAGGTCTATCCCGCGTTCAACGCCCAAGAGAGTCGTATCGCTGCCCTGTTGCCGCCGGAGGACCGCGAGCGGATCGCCCACGGTCTGCGCGAGATCGTGCGGGGCGTTCCGGACTGA